A single genomic interval of uncultured Sphaerochaeta sp. harbors:
- a CDS encoding DUF1566 domain-containing protein: MNELLYGTGGTGEMASAQEENNTGSELDGNISGTYFSENWGEIVFIQKDNQVTGTFPNGTIEGTFTGNTLEGRWTGPWVAGRMRLKFSSDASSFNGYESMGNLEPSPDNPDARPWSGTRTGSLPGQETKTQELVSPPIAEKSTATTSSSTGSSSAFNATGVYRTSLGELTLSQNGSTVTGSYPQSTLTGQMSGYELTGQIYSLGTTADIRFTFASDGSGFQGEMLYQGESHVWNGTKISGNAPPQQGVTNKQPETESKQTTPLSVSGTYYSDNWGEIVLEQRGEYVSGTYPNGIIAGTLTGNTLEGTWESPWTRGRMILKFSPDAKSFSGYENTGSIEPNASNPDSLPWTGVRTGSSRQVSTDTGTTQVDTDEFDLYYGGWIDVNEDNSGFVFGADTSLILFFDGEIAEGYWTTNGKNITLFVEGPQGDYVTFEGTYDSNGTKLLLTLDGDQLVLERHWISNKDDVIAFNNQFKTEIPVQSGSIAGVYDTNFGKMTLTQRGSSVTGEYPMGEVQGNFSNNTFSGTFSSMGIEGTFNLVFTPSGDAFEGKMVVDAYTDYLWIGTKISSGEQSSPATTTVPAQRTASSYTVGMNGPAGGIIFYDKGEFSNGWRYLELAPQGAEMTKMWAPNNEMTAGVFDVDDEIGRGEDYTGKIVRTYANTTSGNEYAAQACESLSYGGFNDWFLPSHAELVEIYSKVHKEGLGGFARDLYWSSTEWKDGSNSYAYYLNFDDGSQYVSSKMDSLKVRPVRAF; this comes from the coding sequence ATGAATGAGTTACTGTACGGCACAGGAGGCACTGGTGAAATGGCCTCCGCTCAAGAGGAGAACAATACAGGCAGTGAACTTGATGGCAATATTAGCGGAACATACTTCAGTGAAAACTGGGGTGAAATTGTTTTTATACAAAAAGATAATCAGGTTACGGGAACATTCCCAAATGGTACGATAGAGGGAACATTCACTGGAAATACGTTGGAAGGAAGGTGGACAGGACCTTGGGTAGCTGGAAGGATGCGACTGAAATTTTCCTCTGATGCAAGCAGCTTTAATGGCTATGAGAGCATGGGCAACCTAGAACCTAGCCCTGATAATCCTGATGCTCGTCCTTGGAGTGGAACAAGGACGGGATCACTACCCGGCCAAGAAACAAAAACACAGGAACTTGTGTCACCTCCAATAGCAGAAAAGTCTACTGCTACCACATCATCCAGTACAGGATCATCCTCAGCGTTCAATGCCACTGGAGTTTATAGGACAAGCTTAGGTGAACTGACTTTATCCCAAAATGGAAGTACAGTAACGGGAAGTTATCCTCAGAGCACACTTACGGGACAAATGTCCGGTTACGAACTTACTGGGCAAATCTACTCACTTGGAACAACGGCTGATATCCGCTTTACCTTCGCTTCTGACGGCAGTGGTTTTCAAGGAGAGATGTTGTACCAAGGGGAGAGCCATGTATGGAATGGTACGAAAATCAGTGGGAATGCCCCACCCCAACAAGGGGTAACCAACAAGCAACCTGAAACTGAATCCAAGCAAACTACTCCATTATCTGTGAGCGGCACCTACTACAGTGACAACTGGGGGGAGATTGTTCTGGAACAACGAGGAGAGTATGTATCTGGTACATACCCAAATGGGATAATTGCAGGCACACTTACGGGGAATACGCTGGAAGGAACCTGGGAAAGTCCTTGGACACGAGGCAGAATGATATTGAAATTTTCGCCCGATGCAAAAAGCTTCAGTGGATATGAGAATACTGGTTCAATCGAACCAAATGCGAGCAACCCAGATTCACTTCCTTGGACGGGGGTAAGGACTGGCTCATCACGCCAGGTGAGTACGGATACGGGAACTACGCAGGTCGATACTGATGAATTTGATCTGTATTATGGTGGTTGGATCGATGTGAATGAAGACAACTCTGGCTTTGTGTTCGGTGCCGATACGTCATTAATCCTGTTCTTCGATGGTGAAATTGCTGAGGGATACTGGACCACAAATGGCAAGAACATCACCCTATTTGTAGAAGGTCCACAAGGGGATTATGTCACCTTTGAGGGTACGTATGATTCTAATGGGACTAAGCTTCTCCTCACACTCGATGGTGATCAGCTGGTCTTGGAGCGGCATTGGATCAGCAACAAGGATGATGTAATTGCATTCAACAACCAATTTAAAACGGAGATACCTGTACAGTCAGGTTCCATAGCGGGAGTGTATGATACCAATTTTGGGAAAATGACACTTACCCAGAGAGGATCATCGGTAACAGGAGAATATCCGATGGGTGAGGTGCAAGGTAACTTCTCCAACAATACGTTCTCTGGAACCTTTTCCTCCATGGGAATTGAAGGTACGTTCAATCTTGTTTTTACCCCCAGTGGTGATGCATTCGAGGGAAAGATGGTGGTTGATGCATATACCGACTATCTCTGGATAGGTACGAAAATCTCATCTGGAGAACAAAGTTCACCAGCTACAACAACCGTACCCGCACAGCGCACCGCATCTTCCTATACTGTTGGCATGAATGGTCCAGCCGGAGGAATAATCTTCTATGACAAGGGTGAATTCAGCAATGGATGGCGATATCTTGAGCTTGCTCCCCAAGGCGCCGAAATGACTAAAATGTGGGCTCCAAACAACGAGATGACTGCAGGCGTATTTGATGTTGATGATGAAATCGGTAGGGGTGAAGACTATACTGGGAAAATTGTACGTACCTATGCGAACACTACTTCTGGAAATGAATACGCCGCGCAAGCTTGTGAGAGTCTTTCCTATGGTGGATTCAATGATTGGTTTCTGCCTTCACACGCAGAATTGGTTGAAATCTACAGCAAGGTACATAAGGAAGGTTTGGGAGGGTTTGCCAGAGATCTGTATTGGTCATCTACTGAATGGAAAGATGGAAGCAACAGCTATGCATATTATCTTAATTTCGATGATGGATCTCAGTACGTGAGTTCCAAAATGGATTCCTTGAAGGTTCGGCCGGTGAGAGCTTTCTAG
- a CDS encoding TetR/AcrR family transcriptional regulator, with translation MPPKVRISEQAIVDAAIQIIRDEGEGALHARSLAKALGCSVQPIFHNFPSMEHLREAVYQKVDSLFEEQLLQGLEKNAIPFLGMGLSYIDFARREKHLFRLLFMSDGFRGKQVIDLASDDANKPIISIISQMTQLTEKQSEQIFLGIWLMVHGIASMLATNECSLEDAQISQLLKHTFTGLKNEYSKEGT, from the coding sequence ATGCCACCAAAGGTAAGAATATCAGAACAAGCTATTGTGGATGCTGCAATCCAGATTATTCGGGACGAGGGTGAAGGGGCGTTGCATGCTCGCTCACTCGCCAAGGCACTTGGATGTTCCGTACAGCCGATATTTCATAACTTCCCCTCGATGGAGCATCTCAGAGAGGCTGTGTATCAAAAGGTTGATTCCCTTTTCGAGGAGCAGTTGCTCCAAGGCTTGGAAAAAAACGCAATACCTTTTCTTGGAATGGGGCTCTCATATATTGATTTCGCTAGGAGAGAGAAGCACCTGTTCAGGTTATTGTTCATGTCGGATGGATTTCGAGGAAAACAAGTCATTGACCTGGCCTCGGATGATGCAAATAAACCGATCATAAGCATTATCTCGCAAATGACGCAACTTACAGAGAAGCAATCAGAACAGATATTCCTGGGTATTTGGCTCATGGTGCATGGCATTGCCTCAATGCTGGCAACAAATGAGTGCAGTCTTGAAGATGCACAGATTTCCCAGCTTTTAAAGCATACGTTTACAGGTTTGAAAAATGAATACAGTAAAGAAGGAACATGA
- a CDS encoding transposase: MKDANAKPMKIIRVTNKKNGVTYLYEDQAFWNSEKKRGEHKRKCIGRLGPDGSEIYNDFYLAREDAVKAENPLVSKTTLMGQNLILDKVVKDVGIKGVLKEAFGSDDADAILQLARYSVCEGKALSRAEDWLNDRGFNGRALCSQRISELLASLSDDRRNTFFKLWINKQAKKKALLFDITSISSYGKNNTYVERGYNRDHENLRQINLGLLSAHSSNVPLWYSELPGSMADSIVLAHVLGSLEKLDVKDINLVGDRGFYSEANLRNIAGKGQKFTIPVPSSLKWQKELIDKVRDSIRRPANIIRNPEDDKSYIYGLTDYKTESYGRTWRHVYFDPVRKEQDIASLMLKLRKCEEELASGDTFEKHKNLYDTYFTVKETPKRGRKVSLNEQAVNAYINGYSGFWIILTNAEKDASKALGHYNRRCDIEFHFDDMKNLLDCNRLNVHGEKTMKGRLFVNFITLILLNELRGKVSAIKPRDRKYWDLKDMLSKVATYSRIHFTGTYKDLWTVPTKAQRLVFDLLKIEYHWKGETMNVEELNKAIDDDEQEGEET, from the coding sequence ATGAAAGATGCCAATGCAAAACCGATGAAAATCATCCGTGTCACCAACAAGAAGAACGGTGTCACCTACCTTTACGAGGACCAGGCCTTCTGGAACAGCGAGAAGAAGCGCGGCGAGCACAAGCGCAAGTGTATCGGCCGCCTCGGGCCTGACGGAAGCGAGATATACAACGATTTCTACTTGGCCAGGGAGGACGCCGTCAAGGCCGAGAATCCGCTTGTCTCGAAAACCACCCTGATGGGACAGAACCTCATCCTGGACAAGGTGGTCAAGGACGTCGGCATCAAGGGGGTACTCAAGGAAGCATTCGGAAGCGATGACGCCGATGCCATCCTCCAGCTTGCAAGGTACAGCGTCTGCGAGGGAAAGGCCCTCAGCAGAGCCGAGGACTGGCTGAATGACCGCGGCTTCAACGGCAGGGCCCTTTGCTCGCAGCGCATCAGCGAGCTGCTTGCCTCCCTGTCCGATGACAGGCGCAACACCTTCTTCAAGCTTTGGATCAACAAGCAGGCGAAGAAAAAGGCACTGTTGTTCGATATAACCTCGATTTCGTCCTATGGGAAAAACAATACCTATGTGGAACGAGGGTACAACCGGGACCACGAGAACCTGAGACAGATCAATCTAGGACTGCTCAGTGCACACTCGTCGAACGTCCCTCTCTGGTATTCGGAGCTGCCCGGAAGCATGGCGGACTCCATCGTGCTTGCCCATGTGCTGGGCAGCCTGGAAAAGCTCGATGTGAAGGACATCAACCTGGTGGGGGACCGGGGGTTCTACAGCGAGGCGAACCTCAGGAACATAGCAGGGAAGGGGCAAAAGTTCACCATCCCCGTACCCTCCAGCCTCAAGTGGCAGAAAGAATTGATCGACAAGGTCAGGGACTCAATCCGGAGACCCGCCAACATCATCCGCAATCCCGAGGACGACAAGTCCTACATCTATGGCCTCACCGACTACAAGACCGAGTCCTACGGCAGGACCTGGAGGCATGTCTACTTCGACCCCGTCAGGAAGGAGCAGGACATCGCATCGCTGATGCTCAAGCTGAGAAAGTGTGAGGAGGAGCTTGCAAGCGGGGATACCTTCGAGAAGCACAAGAACCTGTACGACACCTACTTCACTGTCAAGGAGACCCCCAAGAGGGGAAGGAAAGTCAGCCTGAACGAACAGGCCGTCAATGCCTACATCAACGGCTACAGCGGGTTCTGGATCATCCTCACCAATGCGGAGAAAGATGCATCGAAGGCCCTGGGACACTACAACCGCAGGTGTGACATCGAGTTCCACTTCGACGACATGAAGAACCTGTTGGACTGCAACAGGCTCAATGTCCATGGTGAGAAAACCATGAAAGGGAGGCTGTTCGTCAACTTCATCACCCTCATCCTGCTCAATGAGCTGAGAGGCAAGGTCTCGGCCATCAAGCCCAGGGACAGGAAGTACTGGGACCTGAAGGACATGCTGAGCAAGGTGGCAACCTATTCCAGAATCCACTTCACCGGCACCTACAAGGACCTGTGGACGGTGCCGACCAAGGCACAGAGGCTGGTCTTCGACCTCCTGAAGATAGAGTACCATTGGAAGGGAGAGACAATGAATGTCGAGGAGCTCAACAAGGCTATAGATGATGATGAACAGGAAGGCGAGGAGACCTAG
- a CDS encoding CPBP family intramembrane glutamic endopeptidase: protein MNEGKDKTVVRRALLWILVYIVLVNIGDEIGRQTGMGSLITALILVGFSGVLLKTHHLQDLLLRLPERNIYASVWYFIPLLILALIQWFVGLEATLGLSDILIAALLMMAVGFIEEVLFRGLLFLAIEKNSTTKRAIIISGVTFGFGHIVNLLRGYSSPELLSQIAVAIAVGILLALLVAKTRSIIPGAIFHALFNFSGTVTSQDAELQAMLLAPILVISVLYSIIISRKSLKGVVVAG, encoded by the coding sequence ATGAACGAAGGTAAAGACAAAACGGTAGTACGGCGCGCACTTCTCTGGATATTGGTCTATATCGTATTGGTGAATATCGGGGATGAAATTGGGAGACAAACAGGCATGGGAAGTCTCATCACTGCATTGATACTGGTCGGTTTTTCGGGAGTGCTACTGAAAACCCATCATCTGCAGGACCTCTTACTACGATTGCCAGAGCGAAATATCTACGCAAGTGTATGGTATTTTATACCACTCCTGATACTTGCACTCATCCAGTGGTTTGTAGGACTGGAAGCTACCTTGGGTCTTTCGGATATCCTGATTGCAGCTTTATTGATGATGGCGGTAGGGTTTATAGAGGAAGTGCTCTTTCGTGGATTGCTGTTTCTGGCAATCGAGAAGAATTCCACTACTAAAAGGGCAATCATCATAAGTGGTGTTACCTTTGGTTTTGGCCATATAGTAAACTTGCTTAGGGGCTACAGCAGTCCTGAACTACTCTCCCAGATAGCAGTAGCAATAGCTGTAGGAATACTGCTTGCTCTTCTCGTGGCAAAAACGCGAAGCATTATTCCTGGTGCAATTTTCCATGCCCTGTTCAATTTCAGTGGAACGGTGACCAGCCAGGATGCAGAATTGCAAGCAATGCTGCTCGCCCCCATCCTTGTTATTTCTGTTCTCTACAGTATTATTATCAGCCGTAAATCATTAAAGGGTGTGGTAGTAGCTGGATGA
- a CDS encoding InlB B-repeat-containing protein, with translation MIWQGELTTHPGSPQFNWAYYNLTEGKSYIYDGTIWQVLAQDGNDGIDGEDGKTAVWIKYDSNQGESGTAPDIEYLYAGDSTTIKNNTGNLARTGYIFSGWNTEADGEGVDYTIGSSLILEESRTLYAKWTVTVGGPGQAGGIIFYDDESDGIDNNPGFRYLEAAPADWNTMGENTTYIFGYYRATWDGENLSVGTSTNIGAGMSNTIGLVEKMGDIIFDNPSGTSTKTSLYAAKICTDYQLENEGVTYDDWFLPSREELALMYWNLKQHNLGGFSDANYWSSTEKNALYAAFFDFNGGQNYDGYRYSDFRVRPIRAY, from the coding sequence ATCATTTGGCAGGGAGAACTCACAACTCACCCGGGTAGCCCACAGTTCAACTGGGCATATTACAATCTCACAGAAGGGAAATCGTATATTTATGATGGAACAATCTGGCAGGTACTTGCCCAGGATGGAAATGATGGCATAGACGGTGAGGATGGGAAAACCGCCGTTTGGATTAAATATGACAGTAATCAGGGTGAAAGTGGAACTGCCCCAGATATTGAGTATCTCTACGCAGGAGATTCAACAACGATCAAAAACAATACAGGTAATCTGGCAAGGACTGGCTATATCTTCTCCGGTTGGAATACTGAGGCAGATGGAGAAGGGGTTGACTATACCATTGGATCCTCTCTCATTTTGGAAGAAAGTAGAACACTCTATGCAAAATGGACTGTGACAGTTGGCGGTCCTGGTCAAGCTGGAGGAATCATTTTCTATGATGATGAATCTGATGGTATTGATAATAATCCAGGGTTTCGTTATTTAGAAGCAGCTCCTGCTGATTGGAACACTATGGGTGAAAATACTACTTATATCTTTGGTTATTATCGCGCGACTTGGGATGGAGAAAATCTGTCTGTTGGTACTTCTACAAACATAGGAGCAGGAATGTCGAATACCATAGGATTAGTAGAAAAAATGGGGGATATAATCTTTGATAATCCTAGCGGAACATCGACTAAAACCTCATTATACGCTGCAAAGATATGTACCGATTATCAACTGGAGAATGAGGGTGTAACCTATGACGATTGGTTTTTACCTTCGAGGGAAGAGCTGGCTCTCATGTATTGGAATCTTAAGCAACATAATCTTGGAGGATTTTCAGACGCCAATTATTGGAGTTCAACAGAGAAAAATGCACTTTACGCAGCTTTCTTCGATTTTAATGGTGGACAAAATTATGATGGATACCGCTACTCCGATTTTAGAGTAAGACCAATACGCGCTTACTGA
- a CDS encoding DUF4386 family protein: MELFKMSWVLGVIHFDGLYIINNIILAIIYVALFLLLVEEHPTLMILATLLGLLGIASYFASNKAVEMFFLSKEYWGGRTNLPDEVFFASVQGLLLAWKGTAFDIYYILNGITLFLISSAMLKSHLFKSSIAIVGFISAFLMIIPSNFGAVGMVFSLLSLIPWYLFTIMIARVFHFHAKT; the protein is encoded by the coding sequence TTGGAACTATTCAAAATGAGTTGGGTCTTGGGCGTTATTCATTTCGACGGCTTATACATCATCAATAACATTATCCTAGCCATCATATACGTAGCTCTTTTCTTACTATTGGTGGAAGAACATCCAACCCTTATGATACTTGCCACCCTTTTAGGGTTACTGGGAATCGCCTCATATTTTGCATCCAACAAGGCAGTGGAAATGTTCTTTCTCAGTAAAGAATACTGGGGAGGGAGGACCAACCTCCCTGACGAGGTTTTCTTTGCCTCGGTTCAGGGGTTGCTGCTTGCTTGGAAAGGGACTGCATTCGATATCTATTATATTTTGAATGGAATTACCCTTTTCCTTATTTCATCGGCCATGCTAAAAAGTCACTTATTCAAATCCAGTATTGCAATCGTTGGTTTCATCTCCGCTTTTCTTATGATCATCCCATCAAACTTCGGAGCTGTGGGAATGGTATTCAGCCTGCTTTCGCTTATACCGTGGTATCTATTTACGATCATGATAGCGAGAGTGTTCCATTTTCATGCAAAAACGTGA
- a CDS encoding ATP-binding protein — MKFFGRDYELDILNTIYMQCKSSYGKITVITGRRRIGKTLLAKEYAKDKDSVYLFTSRKTEKMLCEEYLPLYEQLTGEPYIGSVERFSEIFELFMKYGITKPFVLIVDEFQEYAHINPSVFSEIQNIWDSYKFRTHVHILFIGSIYSMKVNIFQNEKEPLFGRADRILYLKHFSIFTVKEVLEVYDAYTVNNLFIYYLITGGVPRYIEILLENKCFTQEMVLEYILSKDSFFLEEGKNLLIQEFGKEYGIYFSILELIASGKTSRQEIESVITKSIGGHLQRLEDEYDIVRKVRPIGAKKDSRNQKYQIKDHFMRFWFRFIYKNFSQIENERFTYVMKLIHRDLPTYSRHTLERLFLDIYSRSSDYSVIGIYWERGNKNEIDLVAIDDFHLTMSIAEIKLNKEKISIQKLQKKVEGLLKPYSNYAIQYEALSMEDIEGKMEEYANLS, encoded by the coding sequence ATGAAGTTTTTCGGAAGGGACTATGAGCTCGATATCCTCAACACTATATACATGCAGTGCAAATCCTCATATGGAAAGATTACGGTAATTACCGGACGAAGGCGAATAGGGAAGACGCTTCTTGCAAAAGAATACGCAAAAGACAAGGATTCTGTGTATCTGTTTACAAGTAGGAAAACGGAGAAAATGTTGTGTGAGGAGTATCTTCCATTATATGAACAATTGACTGGGGAGCCTTATATCGGAAGTGTTGAACGATTCTCTGAGATTTTTGAATTATTCATGAAATATGGAATCACTAAACCATTTGTTCTTATTGTTGATGAGTTCCAGGAGTATGCACACATAAACCCAAGTGTTTTTTCGGAGATCCAGAATATCTGGGATTCTTATAAATTCAGGACACATGTGCACATTCTTTTTATTGGATCAATATATTCCATGAAGGTTAACATCTTTCAGAACGAGAAAGAACCTCTCTTTGGAAGAGCAGATAGAATCCTCTATCTAAAACATTTTTCAATATTCACTGTAAAAGAAGTTCTTGAAGTGTACGATGCATATACTGTTAATAACTTGTTTATATACTACCTCATTACTGGGGGAGTTCCACGATATATAGAGATACTTCTTGAAAATAAATGCTTTACACAGGAAATGGTACTTGAGTACATACTGAGTAAAGATTCCTTTTTCTTAGAGGAAGGAAAAAATCTCCTTATCCAGGAATTCGGGAAAGAGTATGGAATCTATTTTTCAATACTTGAGTTGATTGCTTCTGGAAAAACATCAAGGCAAGAAATCGAGTCGGTAATTACCAAAAGTATTGGTGGACACCTCCAACGTCTTGAGGATGAATATGATATAGTTAGAAAAGTACGTCCCATTGGCGCCAAGAAAGATTCAAGAAATCAGAAGTACCAGATCAAAGACCATTTCATGAGATTCTGGTTTAGATTTATATACAAGAATTTTTCTCAAATCGAGAATGAGCGATTCACCTATGTAATGAAACTGATACATCGAGATCTGCCTACCTATTCAAGACATACACTTGAGCGTCTATTCCTTGATATCTATTCTCGATCTTCAGACTATTCTGTCATTGGCATCTATTGGGAACGGGGTAATAAAAATGAAATAGACCTCGTAGCGATTGATGATTTCCATCTAACGATGAGCATTGCAGAAATTAAACTCAACAAAGAGAAGATCAGCATACAAAAGCTACAGAAAAAAGTAGAGGGATTATTGAAACCCTATAGTAACTATGCAATACAGTATGAGGCTCTATCAATGGAAGACATTGAGGGTAAAATGGAGGAATATGCAAATCTCTCCTAG
- a CDS encoding fructose bisphosphate aldolase: MNREQLSRMVTGKGFIAALDQSGGSTPKALLHYGIPEDAYATDKEMFDLVHAMRTRIITSPAFTDAHILGAILFEDTMDRTIEGMPTAAYLWKTKRIVPFLKVDKGLAELSEGVQLMKPMPDLEPLLEKAVEQGIFGTKMRSVIKESNPKGIRKIVEQQFENAKIILKAGLVPIIEPEVDIHSMDKQASEKILKAEMTRQLEHLNEEDRVMLKLSIPTEPNFYAELQKEKHMVRVVALSGGYPRNKANKLLAKNHGLIASFSRALAQDLHVTQSDEEFNKLLETSIREIYEASIT, encoded by the coding sequence ATGAACAGAGAACAACTTAGCCGTATGGTAACTGGAAAAGGTTTTATCGCTGCTTTGGACCAGAGTGGAGGCAGTACACCCAAAGCACTGTTGCACTATGGAATCCCTGAAGATGCCTATGCAACGGATAAAGAAATGTTCGATCTTGTACATGCAATGCGCACCAGAATCATTACGAGCCCCGCTTTTACCGATGCCCATATTCTGGGGGCTATTCTGTTTGAAGACACCATGGACCGGACCATTGAAGGAATGCCAACGGCTGCATACCTTTGGAAAACCAAGAGAATAGTCCCATTCCTGAAAGTGGACAAAGGTCTTGCAGAACTCTCTGAAGGAGTTCAGTTGATGAAACCTATGCCAGACCTTGAACCACTGCTAGAGAAAGCAGTCGAGCAGGGGATTTTTGGCACCAAAATGCGTTCAGTCATCAAGGAATCCAATCCAAAGGGAATCAGGAAGATAGTCGAACAGCAGTTTGAAAATGCCAAGATCATATTGAAAGCAGGTTTGGTTCCGATCATTGAACCCGAGGTCGACATCCACAGTATGGACAAGCAAGCATCAGAGAAGATACTGAAGGCTGAGATGACAAGACAGCTTGAACACCTCAATGAAGAGGATCGGGTCATGCTGAAGCTCTCCATACCTACCGAACCAAACTTCTATGCTGAACTGCAGAAAGAGAAACACATGGTTCGTGTGGTGGCTCTCTCTGGAGGGTATCCTCGCAATAAGGCTAATAAACTCCTTGCAAAGAACCATGGACTTATCGCCAGCTTCTCAAGAGCCCTCGCGCAAGATCTGCATGTTACGCAGAGTGACGAGGAGTTCAACAAGCTACTTGAAACTTCAATACGAGAAATCTACGAGGCTTCCATTACCTAA
- a CDS encoding amidohydrolase family protein, which translates to MVGKKYRLWIIGLLLVCVLFITSCLTGPRAVRLELPKPKEVNATQAFVHATVIPMTEPDKIIENAVVIVEDKKIVYVGTDYERIPASADRIDCTGKWIVPGLADAHVHLLFNALDPLLFLANGVTSVRNMASFTDAGRDDARFAFSDHLEFRDSVRKGEVLSPWVYQASPIHEARTGKYFDKSLYLDTKTANEGVDAVRRANEKGFEYFKVYNKLPSSAFYSIAKEAKKLGFPVVGHVPHEVGIEEVVDGSLMHSIEHLTGYINPFGTFKIEPEILDEIANRTAEAGIWNIPTLEVWRNIVAPEHIDAIDADPWTRYISPSNRAFWSASVESFSKLIQKNVEGYSVLPSDHMEDFALIVEALIRANAPIAAGTDSGTLNVVAGSSLHKELERLVALGMTTWEAIAASTVRASECFEKSDEFGTVQAGRRSDLLVLNSNPLEDINNLRDINLVVVQGVPYRQSKLVGMLDQLVEKNSH; encoded by the coding sequence ATGGTAGGGAAGAAGTATAGGCTTTGGATAATAGGATTGCTTTTGGTTTGCGTCTTGTTTATAACCTCCTGTTTAACAGGGCCCCGTGCGGTTCGCTTGGAGCTTCCAAAGCCTAAGGAGGTGAATGCCACACAGGCTTTTGTTCATGCAACAGTAATTCCCATGACTGAGCCTGACAAGATTATCGAGAATGCAGTGGTAATCGTAGAAGATAAAAAGATTGTATATGTGGGTACTGATTATGAAAGAATCCCTGCATCTGCAGATCGTATCGACTGTACCGGCAAGTGGATAGTTCCGGGCCTGGCGGATGCGCATGTGCATCTCCTTTTCAATGCCTTGGATCCCTTGCTGTTCTTGGCAAATGGGGTGACTTCAGTTCGCAATATGGCGTCCTTTACTGATGCCGGTCGGGATGATGCAAGGTTTGCCTTCAGTGACCATCTGGAATTCCGGGACTCGGTTCGAAAAGGAGAAGTGCTTTCACCTTGGGTGTACCAAGCAAGCCCCATTCATGAAGCGAGAACGGGCAAATACTTTGATAAGTCGCTCTACTTGGACACAAAGACGGCCAACGAAGGGGTGGATGCTGTCCGGAGGGCTAATGAGAAAGGATTTGAATATTTCAAAGTGTACAATAAGCTTCCCTCAAGCGCATTCTACAGTATTGCAAAAGAGGCCAAGAAGTTGGGTTTTCCTGTGGTAGGGCATGTTCCTCATGAGGTAGGAATTGAAGAGGTAGTCGATGGTTCCTTGATGCACTCCATTGAACATCTGACCGGTTATATCAACCCATTTGGCACATTCAAGATAGAACCCGAAATACTTGATGAAATTGCAAACCGTACTGCCGAGGCAGGAATTTGGAATATCCCTACATTGGAAGTCTGGAGGAATATCGTTGCTCCCGAACATATTGATGCCATTGATGCTGATCCCTGGACACGCTATATATCTCCGTCAAATCGGGCATTCTGGTCTGCATCAGTAGAATCATTTTCCAAGCTCATACAGAAAAACGTGGAGGGGTACTCTGTATTGCCCTCTGATCACATGGAAGATTTTGCTTTGATCGTGGAGGCACTTATCAGGGCAAACGCTCCTATTGCAGCGGGGACGGACAGTGGAACCCTGAACGTAGTTGCAGGTTCTTCACTGCACAAGGAATTGGAAAGATTGGTTGCGTTGGGCATGACCACCTGGGAGGCAATTGCTGCTTCCACGGTACGGGCTTCTGAATGCTTTGAAAAATCAGATGAATTCGGAACAGTACAGGCAGGTCGGCGCTCTGATCTATTGGTCTTAAACAGTAATCCACTTGAGGACATTAACAATCTGAGGGATATCAATCTTGTTGTTGTACAAGGTGTGCCTTATAGGCAGTCTAAATTGGTGGGAATGCTTGATCAATTGGTAGAAAAGAATAGTCACTAA